A genomic window from Clostridium cylindrosporum DSM 605 includes:
- a CDS encoding response regulator, whose translation MKKVLIVDDMLFMRNLLKTMLEENGFEVVAEAGDGLEAIEKYSEFRPDVVTMDITMKEMDGIEAIKGIREIDENCKVVVISALGMESMVMKAIAAGAKGFIRKPFEKENVIKTLNEI comes from the coding sequence ATGAAAAAAGTATTAATCGTAGATGATATGTTGTTTATGAGAAACTTATTAAAAACAATGCTTGAAGAAAATGGATTTGAAGTTGTTGCTGAGGCTGGGGATGGTTTAGAAGCAATAGAAAAGTACTCAGAATTTAGACCAGATGTTGTTACTATGGATATAACAATGAAGGAAATGGATGGAATAGAAGCAATTAAAGGAATTCGTGAAATAGATGAAAACTGCAAGGTGGTAGTAATTTCTGCACTTGGAATGGAAAGTATGGTTATGAAGGCAATCGCTGCAGGTGCAAAGGGATTTATTAGAAAACCATTTGAAAAGGAAAATGTTATCAAAACACTAAATGAGATTTAA
- a CDS encoding nitroreductase family protein, with protein MKLIELAKERYSLRSFDTRKVEKEKLDLILEAGQVSPTAANRQPQRILVIESNEALEKLKECTIYHFNAPMAILICANKEEAWTRKYDGKVHTDIDGSIVATHMMLQATELGLGTTWVGHFDPEAVCKSFNIPNELEPVCILPLGYPSVEAKPHPNHTNRKDISEVVTYNKF; from the coding sequence ATGAAACTTATAGAGCTTGCAAAGGAAAGATATTCTCTAAGAAGCTTTGATACTAGAAAGGTTGAAAAGGAGAAGTTAGATTTAATTTTAGAAGCAGGACAGGTTTCACCAACTGCTGCAAATCGTCAACCTCAAAGAATACTAGTAATTGAAAGTAATGAGGCACTTGAGAAACTAAAAGAATGTACAATCTACCACTTTAATGCACCTATGGCTATACTTATATGTGCTAATAAAGAGGAAGCTTGGACACGTAAGTATGATGGAAAAGTTCATACAGATATAGACGGAAGTATAGTTGCAACCCATATGATGTTACAAGCAACTGAACTTGGTCTTGGCACAACATGGGTTGGTCACTTTGACCCAGAGGCTGTTTGTAAGTCCTTTAATATTCCTAATGAACTTGAACCTGTTTGTATACTACCTTTAGGTTATCCAAGCGTTGAGGCAAAGCCACATCCTAATCATACAAATAGAAAAGATATTTCAGAGGTTGTTACATACAATAAGTTTTAA
- a CDS encoding ATP-binding SpoIIE family protein phosphatase, protein MRKIESFEIKNEWDIGSARRYIANSCRDLGFNEIEVGEISIVVNELCTNIIKHGCVEGKIKFSKINNGLESGIEIISHDKGPGIENIDEVIKDGFSSKGTIGGGFGAIKRLMDDMEVYSQFNGDSCNYNPYSYNLKLNCTGTIIVAKKWLKSVKNIASQDIKISVMSRPHPNSNVNGDGYYIKHLKGKSIIAVIDGIGHGTEANKASKKACELIEENISKCLKEIILSLDTGLRHTRGVVIGLLAIDEFKGELTYVGIGNIQFTYIFEDNVVRILPTSGILGVTPNNKVRIQKVFYQKGSILIMNTDGISNKWQIDNYSREVRDNPSFLSNSILKDFGKNNDDSTVLVAVL, encoded by the coding sequence GTGAGAAAGATAGAATCATTTGAAATCAAAAATGAATGGGATATAGGCAGTGCAAGAAGATATATAGCTAATAGCTGTAGAGATTTAGGCTTTAATGAAATTGAAGTAGGAGAAATCTCTATTGTAGTTAATGAGCTTTGTACAAATATTATTAAGCATGGATGTGTTGAGGGAAAGATAAAATTTAGTAAAATTAATAATGGTTTAGAAAGTGGCATTGAAATAATCTCCCATGATAAGGGCCCTGGTATTGAAAATATCGATGAGGTTATTAAAGATGGATTTTCTTCAAAGGGAACAATTGGGGGAGGGTTCGGTGCTATAAAGCGGTTAATGGATGATATGGAGGTATACTCTCAATTTAATGGAGATAGCTGTAATTATAACCCTTATAGTTATAATCTTAAGTTAAATTGTACAGGTACGATAATAGTTGCGAAAAAGTGGTTAAAAAGCGTAAAAAATATTGCAAGTCAGGATATAAAAATTAGCGTTATGAGTAGACCCCATCCAAACAGTAATGTAAATGGAGATGGGTATTATATTAAGCACTTAAAGGGTAAAAGTATTATTGCGGTTATTGATGGAATAGGTCATGGCACTGAAGCTAATAAGGCATCTAAAAAGGCATGTGAATTAATAGAAGAAAATATTAGTAAATGTCTAAAGGAAATAATATTAAGCTTAGATACAGGATTAAGGCATACAAGAGGTGTGGTTATAGGATTATTAGCTATTGATGAATTTAAAGGGGAGCTTACCTATGTTGGAATTGGCAATATTCAATTTACATATATTTTTGAGGATAATGTAGTTAGGATTTTACCTACAAGTGGAATATTAGGAGTTACCCCTAATAATAAAGTAAGGATTCAAAAAGTATTCTATCAGAAGGGATCAATTTTAATTATGAATACAGATGGCATATCTAATAAATGGCAAATTGATAACTATTCTAGGGAAGTTAGAGATAATCCTTCTTTTCTTTCAAATAGTATTCTTAAAGATTTTGGTAAAAATAATGATGATTCTACTGTTTTAGTAGCAGTTCTCTAG
- a CDS encoding STAS domain-containing protein, which translates to MISSLEELNNILSSGENDVFQMWLEEINTNKVVKKGLFSERDIIDISSKLYRTFLKLRDYDFNNGLVEITTSSGKESLEEFSKIMAIKNQTPTATSMYIYSLKSVMYKFLQKQIEDSSLLNKEILRTSEVIDKMGLYTFNYFVKERESIIQMQQQDMMELSTPVIKVWENVLAIPLIGTLDSKRTQMIMEKLLDMIVTTSSKVAIIDITGVPTVDTLVANHLIKTVAATRLLGAEIIITGISPVIAQTMVHLGIDLSEVITKAVMEDGIKTALEICDFKILKLK; encoded by the coding sequence ATGATTAGTAGTTTAGAAGAATTAAATAATATATTATCAAGTGGAGAAAATGATGTTTTTCAGATGTGGCTTGAAGAAATAAATACAAATAAGGTTGTTAAAAAAGGATTATTCTCTGAAAGAGATATTATTGATATTTCAAGTAAGTTATATAGGACATTTTTAAAGTTAAGAGATTATGATTTTAATAATGGATTAGTAGAGATTACAACATCTTCAGGTAAGGAATCTCTTGAGGAATTTTCTAAGATAATGGCAATAAAAAATCAAACTCCAACAGCAACAAGTATGTATATATATTCTTTGAAAAGTGTTATGTATAAATTTTTACAGAAACAAATTGAAGATTCAAGTTTGCTAAATAAGGAGATTTTAAGAACATCTGAGGTTATAGATAAAATGGGGCTTTATACCTTTAATTATTTTGTTAAGGAAAGAGAATCTATAATTCAAATGCAGCAGCAAGATATGATGGAGTTATCTACCCCTGTAATTAAAGTATGGGAAAATGTACTTGCTATTCCTCTTATTGGGACACTTGACAGCAAAAGAACACAAATGATTATGGAAAAACTTCTTGATATGATAGTAACTACATCCTCAAAGGTTGCAATAATAGATATTACAGGGGTTCCTACAGTAGATACCCTTGTTGCAAATCATTTAATTAAAACAGTAGCAGCTACAAGACTTCTTGGAGCTGAAATAATAATAACAGGTATAAGCCCAGTTATCGCTCAAACGATGGTACACTTAGGAATTGATTTGTCAGAGGTTATTACAAAGGCGGTTATGGAAGATGGAATAAAAACTGCACTTGAAATATGTGACTTTAAAATTCTTAAATTGAAATAG
- a CDS encoding STAS domain-containing protein, translating to MVKIPILKINDILIVSIQEELTDKVALKFQMDILNKIYSSKAKGVLMDISLLDIVDSFLGKVISETAKMIRLLGAELVLVGMKPEVAITIVELGLEINGVHTSLNIEDGIENLNNIIKSKAIQEITREELLKEEKHAEI from the coding sequence ATGGTAAAGATACCTATACTAAAAATTAATGATATTTTGATTGTTTCTATACAGGAGGAATTAACCGACAAGGTAGCTCTTAAATTTCAGATGGATATTTTAAATAAAATATATTCATCAAAAGCAAAGGGAGTATTAATGGATATATCTTTACTGGATATCGTAGATTCATTTTTAGGAAAGGTTATATCGGAAACTGCAAAAATGATTAGACTTTTAGGGGCAGAACTTGTTCTTGTGGGAATGAAACCAGAGGTAGCTATAACAATAGTAGAACTCGGCCTTGAGATTAATGGAGTACATACATCATTAAACATTGAAGATGGAATAGAAAATCTAAATAACATTATAAAATCAAAGGCAATTCAAGAGATTACTAGGGAAGAGTTGCTGAAAGAGGAAAAACATGCTGAGATATGA
- a CDS encoding anti-sigma regulatory factor translates to MLRYEVVIEEEKDIVIARQVTREAAKQMKFGIVDQTRIITAVSELSRNIFQYAGKGYVVLEEVVENNKHGLMISFVDEGPGIQDIDYVMQGGNSSGNGMGLGLCGSKRLMDNFSICSQLGKGTIVIIKKWL, encoded by the coding sequence ATGCTGAGATATGAAGTTGTTATTGAAGAAGAGAAGGATATTGTTATTGCAAGACAAGTAACAAGAGAGGCTGCAAAACAAATGAAATTTGGAATAGTTGACCAAACTCGAATTATAACTGCGGTAAGCGAACTTTCAAGAAATATATTTCAGTACGCGGGAAAAGGTTATGTTGTATTAGAGGAAGTTGTAGAAAATAATAAACATGGTCTTATGATATCCTTTGTTGATGAGGGACCTGGAATCCAAGACATTGATTATGTAATGCAGGGAGGAAACTCCTCAGGTAATGGAATGGGACTAGGCTTATGTGGAAGTAAAAGGCTTATGGACAATTTCTCTATTTGCTCACAGCTTGGCAAAGGTACTATTGTTATTATAAAAAAGTGGCTTTAA
- a CDS encoding methyl-accepting chemotaxis protein, translated as MTEVKNSKNKSKGFTSLKYILMFWLVLFIIPIICIYSFIGYFNQSKSLTENNETLQKQVENSVVNAITMSNSGYNLLSKSLDDNLRGKMNAFAEEYKKAGSPEKLNLEALRQKFGGKYHLYINGEDGITRYTTNKDDLGFDYKVLGDFYNVLQERRKGNEFVSDPFITAQNSSVLTKYAFMPTENHKDLLQMSVTSEDYKDMLKEIDYNNIVEDLKKDKHISDIRIFGSAGKLISDPEANIDNKTQETVKNVAKNAKNYVDNTGVNTKKYIYVANGYGPDTGDVRKIVEITYNTELLNKNLTAFKVTQGILITITIAILACVIILISSKLINPLVKLQEGINRIAEGDLTVKFNEDGKGEIRLIEVSMNRMASNILNLITSLKKSAQTTAEASEQLNSSFGEISKAVEQTSSSTVHISSIINDQGKLVIESNEQIKIVEDGIETIKSNVDNVSLLVNKVMEKSDYGMDSIENTVRQIKNIKASTEEVREIINILDKSSAEITGITDSIESIAEQTNLLALNASIEAARAGDAGRGFAVVAGEVGKLAEQSNQSARIIRELIAKNQQNTKLAVDAMEKGIDSVVKGEEIAENAGVAFKSITELINDTKNNINIIASNSASLEEKKEAISETMISLNSISDEIINETSSTAATTEEQAAGIQEVGEFVHSLSDMAETLVKDIEKFKI; from the coding sequence ATGACAGAAGTAAAAAATAGTAAAAACAAATCTAAGGGCTTCACTAGTCTAAAATATATTCTTATGTTTTGGCTAGTACTATTTATAATCCCAATAATATGCATTTATAGTTTCATTGGATATTTTAATCAAAGCAAAAGCCTAACAGAAAATAATGAAACCCTTCAAAAACAAGTAGAAAACTCTGTTGTAAATGCAATAACAATGTCCAATAGCGGATATAATCTTCTTTCTAAAAGTCTTGATGACAACTTAAGAGGTAAAATGAATGCATTCGCTGAAGAATATAAAAAAGCTGGTTCCCCAGAAAAATTAAATCTTGAAGCTTTAAGACAAAAATTTGGTGGAAAATATCATTTATACATTAATGGTGAAGATGGAATAACTAGATATACCACAAACAAAGATGACTTAGGATTTGATTATAAAGTTCTTGGAGACTTTTATAATGTTCTTCAAGAAAGAAGAAAGGGTAATGAATTCGTAAGCGATCCATTTATAACCGCACAAAACTCTAGTGTATTAACTAAGTATGCATTTATGCCTACTGAGAATCATAAGGACCTTCTTCAAATGAGCGTTACCTCTGAGGACTATAAGGATATGCTAAAGGAAATAGACTATAACAATATAGTTGAAGACCTAAAGAAGGATAAGCATATATCTGACATAAGAATATTTGGAAGTGCAGGAAAACTTATAAGTGATCCTGAAGCTAATATAGATAATAAAACACAGGAAACTGTAAAGAACGTAGCAAAAAACGCTAAAAACTATGTAGATAACACAGGTGTTAACACTAAAAAATATATATATGTAGCAAATGGTTATGGTCCTGATACTGGAGATGTAAGAAAGATAGTTGAAATTACATATAATACAGAACTACTTAATAAAAATCTTACTGCCTTTAAGGTAACACAGGGAATATTAATAACTATAACTATAGCAATTCTTGCATGTGTTATTATACTAATTTCTTCAAAGCTTATAAATCCTTTAGTTAAACTTCAAGAAGGTATAAATAGAATTGCTGAAGGAGACCTAACTGTTAAGTTTAATGAGGATGGTAAAGGTGAAATTAGGTTAATAGAAGTAAGCATGAATAGAATGGCGAGTAATATACTTAACCTAATAACTAGCCTTAAAAAATCGGCACAAACAACTGCTGAGGCATCGGAGCAGCTTAATAGCTCATTTGGAGAAATAAGCAAAGCAGTTGAACAAACTTCATCATCTACGGTTCATATCTCTTCAATCATAAATGATCAAGGAAAGCTTGTAATAGAAAGTAATGAACAAATTAAAATTGTAGAAGATGGTATTGAAACTATTAAATCAAATGTTGATAATGTTTCACTTCTAGTAAATAAAGTTATGGAAAAATCAGATTATGGTATGGATTCTATAGAAAATACTGTAAGACAAATAAAGAACATTAAAGCTTCTACTGAGGAAGTAAGAGAAATTATAAATATACTAGATAAAAGTTCTGCTGAAATTACAGGAATAACAGATTCAATAGAATCAATAGCTGAGCAAACTAACCTTCTTGCTCTAAATGCATCAATAGAGGCTGCAAGAGCTGGTGATGCTGGAAGAGGATTTGCTGTTGTTGCAGGTGAAGTTGGAAAGCTTGCTGAACAATCAAATCAATCTGCAAGAATTATACGTGAGCTTATAGCAAAAAATCAACAAAACACTAAGCTTGCAGTAGATGCTATGGAAAAGGGTATAGACAGTGTAGTTAAAGGTGAGGAAATCGCTGAAAATGCTGGTGTAGCATTTAAGAGTATTACTGAACTTATAAATGACACTAAAAATAACATCAATATCATAGCTTCAAATTCAGCAAGTCTTGAAGAAAAGAAGGAAGCTATTTCAGAGACGATGATAAGTCTAAATAGCATTTCAGATGAGATAATTAATGAAACTAGTTCTACTGCAGCTACAACAGAGGAGCAGGCTGCAGGTATACAAGAGGTCGGGGAATTTGTACATTCTCTTTCAGATATGGCTGAAACTCTTGTTAAAGATATCGAAAAATTTAAGATTTAA